TTTCGTACTCCAGCGACAACTTTCTCAATGGCAATCCCCAAATGAAATGGTCAGAGTTTTTACTCAAGAAGAGTTGGAGAAGGCCACTAAACACTACGACAATAGCACTATTGTTGGTAAAGGTGGGTATGGTACAGTTTACAAAGGGGTCTTAGAGGATGGTTTGACAGTGGcaatcaagaaatcaaaatttatagaccAATCACAAACTGACCAATTCATTAACGAAGTGATTGTTTTGTCTCAAATCAATCATCGCAACGTGGTTAGACTTTTGGGGTGTTGTTTAGAGACACAAGTTCCATTGTTGGTGTATGAGTTTATAACCAATGGCACCCTTTTTGAACACATCCATGACAAAACCAAGTATTCTTCTCTTTCATGGGAAGCTCGTTTCAAAATAGCATTGGAGACAGCAGGTGTGCTTTCATATTTACATTCTTCAGCTTCCACTCCAATTATACATAGAGATATCAAGACGACAAACATACTTCTAGATGAAAATTACACTGCAAAGGTCTCTGATTTTGGAACGTCGAAGTTGGTTCCAATGGATCAAACACAACTATCCACGATGGTGCAAGGGACATTAGGGTATTTAGATCCAGAGTACTTGTTGACAAGTGAGTTGACGGAGAAGAGCGACGTATATAGCTTTGGAATAGTGTTGTTAGAGCTTATAACGGGGAAGAAGGCAGTGTGTTTTGATGGGCCAGAAGAGGAAAGGAATTTAGCAATGTATGTGCTTTGTGCAATGAAGGAAGATCGGTTGGAAGAAGTTGTGGAGAAGCGGATAATGGTGAAAGAGGCAAATTTTGAGGAAATTAAACAAGTGGCCAAAGTAGCAAAGAAATGTTTGAGAATTAAAGGGGAAGAGCGACCCAACATGAAGGAAGTGGCTATTGAGTTAGAGGGAGTACGATTAATGCAAGTTGAACATTCATgggttaataataataatttgtccAACACAGAAGAAATGGTATGTTTCTTGGATGTTGAAGCTTCAGACTCAAACCATTTTGCTCTGAGTGGAACTATGCATACCGTTGGGGATAACATGAAAGCTCGAACGATTTTGTCAAACATCCGCCATGGCAGGTGATTCTATATCAATTAAATGCTTCCTTGAATATAATCTAAATGCCTATTGAAGCATGTATTCTGTCATCCATGTGTTAATATCTGAaagatgatttaaaatttacaaaaacaatcGACATCTGTATTAAAGACAAGAACGGCCGTATAGAGTTTAGACGTTGATGTAGAAAATGTTGCATGTAAATGGtcaatcaaatgaaatttatattgtACCGATCAATACTACTTATACCACTAAGTAGTACAAGTGGAAAGATCGGGCTGATCGATCTACCATAAATACAAAGATtagtttctcaaaattaattattttacttaaagTGATAATGGGGTTTGGTGTGGTTTGAGATTCAAGTGAATAAAGTGGTGGGAAATAAGGATGGAGGTGAAATCAAATGAATTATTCTAGCAGCTTAGAAGAATGAAATTGTTCAGTGCAATTTTGATCATCCAATTATTAATGTATAATTTTTAACTTCATACCTATATCTAGCCCAATTGATTACAAAGACTAACCAATGGTACTAAATATCGAATTagtcaattatttaattagatgAGAAGCATCCTAATCAAGTTAACTTAACTCCATTACACTTTAGGGATTATGCTAAGGATAAATTTCTAATAGGAAAAGCTTAATTACAAACTTAAGTTTTCCCTAGGTCAATTGAACAGTGCTCTTTTCATTATTGACTACAAATcggaatagttgcaaatttagccattagatgcaaaataattaagtatatagcaacattcttaaaaaattgcaaatatagcaaaatttgtcaaattctatcgatgataaaaatctatcactaatagaccatgttataaatattgatctaCCATTGATAGATTATATAAATCTAtctaattttgctatatttgcaattttttaaaaatgttgctacaTACTTCATTATTATTCCTGAAATGaccatcaattataattacccaattaaatattatttacttggactaaaGTTAAATTGAGCccaaaaataagattttaatttagcTCAAATGCTAAATATGACCTAAATCCATGTGGTTGAGTCCATGAGTCCtagtccatggaccaaccagaCCCAAACTTATAAAGTCGATCATTAGAAGAATTCTATAATAAATAGAGGAGTTCTTCTCATTTGTAGGGgataaaaatttattctaGAAGGTCTCGAGAGAATTTTTCCAAGAGCCAGAAGAGTCCTAACTCTTAACGTCGACAACACTGAAGATTGAAGtttctttaaagatacaagttttcttcaaaaactttaacttcaagaacatcacgtgttCTGCTTACTCAAATCAAGCATAAACATCAAATCACGAGATAATTAGAGGTTAAAATATTAGAGATCGAACCATATCGTATCAAATCAACATAATTACAACATCAACACAAGTTCAACtccacaaattaaatttctctaaaaatcTCAGGtaaacattcattttttacCCCAAAAAAATCGAAAAGCCCCTCAATTTTTGTCTTTCCCACAAATAtttgttctctctttttcttttctgcccaaaataaaacaatcaaaattgaaaatatctcattttGAACTAATGTGACATTACATCCAAATTACACAGTATTTTCATTCTTTGACCATGAGAAGTTTCCTTCTATTTTAAACGCTACTTGtagacaataataaaaaatctcTCTTCATTAATTGATGGACAGATCATTGAAAATGGATCCATATTGAAATGCTAGAAAACATTCACTTCCCACGTGTGTTTACCTCAAACGTGTTAAAAGATTAGTCAACTCCTACGATAGATTAAACTTCTAAACTACATTCAATTGGCCAAAAGTGACCATACTAAGTTCAAGTGGCATGATTTTTTATCTCTAAGATTCCATCgtcatttgtatttttaaagtaaaaatttcaatataaatgtatatcttGTTAGActtgaaatgttaaaagatggaagtcttttttttttttgtgtttattataaGCAACTTTTCTTATATCATTTGAACGTAAATCACCAAACTTTTAGTATTATAGCTCAAACTtggatatgaatattaatCTAAAATCGGTAAGGAGGGTCGTCATGCTgtgaaaatgtcaaatgaaCATATCTATAACTTGattagttaaattatatattattgtgaAGGAATCTACAAAGAAAGAGAGTAGAAAACAtaaagcaataaaaaaaatggataaaaattttacttgagtcactaataataatgttttactTGTGCCCAGCTAAAGTTAGAAAGTTTTTATACAACTTACTCCTCTAAATTCTATtgttaaaatcataaatagtACATACAGTTCAAGTACGAATTCAACTAAAGTTATACCATGGTCGTTTGAAGCACCAATAATATAACAGATTCAATTATGAGCATGGAGGTGATTGAAGAGGTTGGAATGTTTACACTCCATCCACGTGAAACCTCTTACAACGATCTCATATATAAACATAGGAGATTAGGTCTTAGGAGGTTTAAATGAGTTCTCGTCGTTGACCTGTTTTTAATGTAGCTGTGGATACATCCTCAATTCCTTCAATTCTAAAAAGACCAAGACAAAGTACCTTGTATTGTATGTGTCGACATTACTTATGTcattacaatataaatataatactGTTATGAAtttccaatatatataaacccgGCAGTTTCctaaacaatttgaatttgttaattCACATCTCTAATAATTAAGGAATcagtcaattttaatttaaacatagatatatatatatacacacacacagacacacacatatatactgATAGAGATGGAATTTTGGTGGGCTAGGTCATTGCATTCCTACGGAAATACATGGGGAGGTTTCTAACTTCTTGTTAAGGAAGACTTCTTCCCCAAAAgatatcattcattttttctggACAACTTACGTCTTTATCctggaaaaatgaaaagaatttgaaCATCAAGAAACTTGATTAAATTAATCGTTAATTAAGTTAGGATATGTTTAGGTTTGCGTTCAATTTATATGTATACCCTGCACAAATTTCcaaaatgtttttgaaaatttcaattaccAAACTAATTGAACACAGACCAACTGATTTAAGACATTTTAGTCttgacttaaaaaaaaacattgatttttcACACTTctgttaatgttttttaaaggCAGTATAAATGTTCTTTTATTTGGTGATTACTTTAGTTTCGTTGTTTAAACTTTCTTGTTTGCTCATAATATAGTGGGTGGCTTTTATGGTCGGTTGTTGTTCATTCCTCATATAGGTTATTTTATATTGGTTCTTTGTGTCTTGTACAGCtggtagaaaagaaagaagtaaaaacGTAGCAATTGTGTGGAGTTTATATGTTCTTGGTCTTCTTGAGGAGAGGCTTTGTGAAGAAAGATTGTCCTACCTATTTATGATAACTATTTGTTCACTATAACAAAACTAGCCTATTATGATCGTTGTATACATCTCAAATTGaaatgagagaagaaaaaactgtCATAAATGCCAAAATCCGCGTTTTTAGCGGAAAAAGATGGAACATTTTCGAATTTCAAGAATTTATGACAGtttttttatgtcataaatCTTTGACAACTTTTAACTGccatgaaatataaataataaaaaataaatatttattttaaacgaaaagaaaacaacGAAAGAAATGAGGGGaactttgttttccatttcctCCAACTTCACGAAGAAAAccgttctttctttttcatcctCTTTCAATCGCATGATTCCTCTTCTCCACCGCATGTGGTCAATTCCCCATAGTGGTCTTACACAGGTCGTCGATTCTCCTCCTCCACCAGGCTCCTACGCTCGGTGATAGCTCAAGGTGGTTATTGCAGTGAAGGCTCCTCCGTGCAGTTTTGCCCACAGTGAAGGCTTCTCCGTCTGATGCTTCTTCGCAACGTTCTTTTCTTCACAACCGTCTCATTCAGATGAAAATCCTACTTCGTCCACCCTCGTCGTGCCCTCTCTCAGTCACTTCCCTCTCACTTTCCAGACCGCCTgctgtaacgacccaacttttctaagtaagtcgagatcgttaatttttaacaaataaaagactttgattaatataaaacaaaacgtaagcaaattttaaaaaaaaaaacatcttcaagtcaggcctgattttcaaatattccaaaaacttaaaaataacactatttacaaataaaagtttgtaaactaacATTTAGTACATGTTAaaccttaaaagaaatcataagcggaagcaaaataacacattCCCTATGGCAttcacgcttccttcctgcccctcgccggtttgccacctttatttcctttgcctgaaaattaaacataagaagggtgagtataacaatactcagtaagagaccctctactggtctcgtcaggggaaaataaattgttaaagttctattgggacaccctgtacagtcgcagtcttgtgatcccgtaggatacacatttcagtctaacgccccgaaggacgtacatatcagtctaacgccacgagggacgtacatatcagtctaacgccccgagggacgtacatatcagtcgtatcagtctaacgcccaGAGGGACGttcatatcagtctagtgttctgcagaaacacatatcagtcaaatgctcccgaaggtgcaaaataaattggtgatcccgtgggacacctacaaggcacacatcccaataaaagctaacaatttttcccctcagtccattctaaacatcttaacaGTCATTCACAAATCAGTTAAACATTCTCATCACGTAAACTTCTTATTTAACCTCAACCAAACGTCCTACTCTAATTTAGCCCAAGGTCAGTAAAAAGCATATCATTTCATCAGTTAACAAGCTTAACAATCATAACCTCCTCCTCAGTCACCAAGGGTACAACCACGACGTTTCTTTCGTTCACAAGCACACAACATAACAGtagatattataaattcaGTCTAGAGAAGAATCAATCTACTAATCAAATCCACACTTTATATAAGCAACAACTACGAGATTCAGTCGTTTCCACATCCTTATCCTTGTACACATACATAACCAGACAGTCACAACATATACTCAACCACAGTCCACATCAACCCATgcacatatatgtattaatttctCCCAGTCAAACACAGCAAACATTAAACTTTAAGTCAATGTCCAAACATACATCATAACAGTCATCTCTACTCagttcaaataatataatacgGTCCATACAGTCAATGCATCTTAATTatgagtccagtagaaaatcccttacctcaaagttGGGGAAGCTTCTAAATCAACTAACGTCCTCGAAACAATCCTAAGCACAACAacacaaaaattcaattactttcacgATACATATCTCACTTACTTTCCTCAACGTAAGTTCCAACTCACCGAAATATTGGCGAACTGAACCCTCAACAATTCACAAACTGATTGTGAATGTAAGGGAGTCTAACGATACTCCCAACACCTCAACGCACGAATGTCGAACTCGCAGCAAAAATCCTAAATGTGGGTCGGTCAACGGTCGACCAAAGGAGACGTGGCGGCTGCCTCAAAATCGATCAACGATCTGACGCGGTTGGAGAGTCGCGCGGCAGTGcagaaaacagaggagaagAACGGAATGGGCGGCGGCTCGAAACAGAGGTTGCGCGGCAGGGCTTCACGAAGACAGAACCGGCGGAGACGGTTGCGGAACCGTGGCTTCGATGGAGACAGAACCGACTGAGACGGCTGGGCAGCGGAGAAAGAGCAACGGTTGCAACGGCGGAAGGTCTTGCGGTGGCAAATCTGGACGGAAAGTTACGCGGCGGCCGACGGTTACAGCGACAGTTTTGGatcgaagaagaaaagaaagtgggTTCGGCTTCGGTGAACGGAGGAAGAAACAGATGTTGCGGTTGAGTTCGGCTCGATCTGGCGGAACGGAGAGGAGAAGGGATGGTCAGCGGCTGTCTTGCTGCGAACGGAAGGAGACGGAAGGTGGGTGGGAGTCACGATCGCAcggggaagaagaagggagaaaagaaaagaaaaagaaaaagaagaaaagaaaaataataaagaaatttttaatattaaagtaaaaataaaatatatatatatatatatatatatatatatatatatatatatatatatatatatatatatatatatatatatactttctttGGGCATTACATTCTTCCCTCCTTAAGAAACTTTCGTCCTCGAAAGTTCTAATCCTGAAATAACTCTGGATAACGAGTCCTCATTTCTTCCTCTCGCTCCCATGTCGCCTCTTCAATTCGATGATTCCGCCACAAAACCTTTACTAATGGAATGCTTCTATTACGAAGCATCTTTACCTCTCTAGCCAGAATCTCCACAGGTTGTTCTACATAGCTCAAATGCTCATCAATCTCCAAGGGTTCATAGTCCACTACATGAGATGTATCGGCCACATACTTCCTCAACATCgaaacatggaaaacattatgaactgCAGAGAGAGATGGTGGTAATGCCAAGCGATACGCCACAACACCAACCCTCTCTAAGATCTCAAATGGTCCAACAAAACGAGGACttaactttcctttcttctcaaaacgcataacacccttcataggtgctaccttcaagaataccTTTTCTCCCACATCGAACTTAAGGTCTTTTCGCCGTACATCTGCATAACTCTTCTGTCTACTCTGCGCTGTTTGCATACGTGCTCTAATCTTTTGAATAGCCTCATTAGTAGACCGAACTAATTCAGGTCCCATCAATCTATGTTCACCAACCTCACTCCAACAAACAGgggttctacaacatttgcCATACAAAGCCTCAAATGGTGCCATACCGATGGTAGCCTGGAAACTGTTGTTAtaagcaaactccatcaaatgtaGATGAGAGTCCCAACTACCTGGAAACTCTATAACACAAGCTCGTAGCATATCCTCTAAAACTTGGTTCAAACGTTCAGTTTGACCATCAGTCTGTGGATGAAAGGCTGTACTGAAATCCAATCTCGTACCCATAGCAGTCTGAAgtcccttccaaaacttggaagtaaacCGTGCATCCCTATCAGAAACAATCGATACAGGCACTCCATGCAGTCTCACAATCTCAGTTAAATACAACTCTGCCCACTTACTAGCAGTATAAGTGGATTTTCCTGGTACAAAATGTGCCGATTTCGTAAGCCTGTCTATGACAACCAGAATCACTGTGAAACCCTTCAGGGTCTTAGGCAGCCctgaaataaaatccatcgacacattctcccacttccacTCTGGCACACTTAAAGGTTGTAACAAACCTGCTGGTTTCTGTCTAGGTGCCTTAACTTGCTGACATACTAGACACTTACTAACAAATTCCGCCACTTCCCTTTTCATATTCCGCCACCAATAAAATCGTTTTAGATCCTGATACATTTTCGTGCTACCAGGATGCATGGAAAATGGGGAATTATGGGCTTCATCTAGTAAGTCAATCTTAACTGTACTGTTCGCTGGCACACATAAACGTCTCTCAAACATCAACCCACCATCAGAGGATATGGAGAACTCATCAGTCTGCCCTGTTTCAACAAGGCGACGTCTCTCCATCAAATAAGGATCATTACTCTGAGCATCAACAATCTTGTGCCTCAGAGTCGGTTGCACCGTTAATTGAGCTAGCTGTGAGGTGACTCTCCCCACAGACACTGCAATCTCAGCTCTCTCCAAGTCTCGATGCAATGGTACCTGTCTAGTAATGAGTGCTGCCGAATGTGATACTTTTCTACTAAGAGCATCAGCCACCACATTCGCCTTACCAGGATGGTACAATATCTCACAGTCATAATCTTTTACCAACTCGAGCCACCTTCGCTGTCTCATATTCAACTCCTTCTGAGTGAAGAAGTACTTTAGGCTCTTATGGTCAGTAAagatttgtatcttttcaCCGTACAAGTAATGTCTCCATATCTTCAATGCAAAAACCACTGCTGCCAACTCCAAATCATGTGTGGGGTAGTTCTGCTCGTGACTCTTCAACTGACGAGAGGCATAAGCAACCACCTTACCTTTCTGCATCAAAACACAACCCAGTCCTTTCTTGGAAGCATCACTGTAAATCACAAAACTTCCAGATCCATCTGGTACAGTAAGGACCGGTGCAGTAACTAACCTTTGCTTAAGGTTCTGAAAACTATCCTCACAAGCTGGACTCCAAACAAACGGAGTTCCCTTCCTTGTCAACTGAGTCAAAGGAGTAGCCAAACGTGAAAAATCCTCCACAAACCTCCGGTAGTACCCTGCTAAACCCAGAAAACTACGAACCTCACTAACTGTAGAGGGTCGAGACCAACTGGTAACCGCTTCTATCTTTGCAGGGTCTACTGAAACTCCCTCACTGGAAACCACATGACCAAGAAAAGCCACCTGCTTCAACCAAAATTCGCACTTAGAGAACTTAGCATACAGTTTATTGACTCGAAGAGTCTCTAACACCTTATGTAAGTGTTCCTCATGTTCGGCTTCAGTCTtggaataaaccaaaatatcatcaatgaagactatcacaaaagtgtccaagaaatccttaaacaccctgttcatcaaatccataaatacagcAGGTGCATTAGTCAAACCAAAAGACATTACTATGAATTCATAATGTCCATACCTCGAACGAAAAGCAGTCTTAGGAATATCACGgtctctaatcctcaactgGTGATAACCTGACCGTAAGTCAATCTTAGAGAACACCGTGGCTCCCTGTAACTGATCGAACAAATCATCGATTCTGGGTAAAGGATATCTGTTCTTGACTGTTACTTTATTCAACTCTCTATAGTCAATGCAAAGACGCATCGacccatccttcttcttcacaaacaatACTGGTGCACCCCAAGGTGACACACTAGGTCGAATAAAGCCTTTGTCAAGCAATTCCTGTAACTGTACCTTCAGTTCTTTCAACTCAGCAGGAGCCATCCTATAAGGGGCTCTAGAAATAGGAGTAGTGTTTGGCTCCAACTCAATGGCAAAATCAACCTCTCTATGTGGCGGTAGTCCTGGAAGATCTTTTGGAAATACATCTGGGTAGTCTCTTACCACAGGTTCTGAAGTTAAAGAAGTCTCACCTTCCCTAGTATCCACCACACTTGCCAAAATACTCCAAGTACCCTGGTTGAGTAGTTTACTAGCTTTCATAGCTGAGATTACTTTAGGCAGTACTACTGTTCCTACTCCCTTGAATTTAAAGCTAGATGCAGTAGGGGGACTAAACACAACTTCCTTACGAGAACAATCAATACTAGCATGATTAGTAGCTAGCCAATCCATacctaaaattacatcaaagtcacGCATATCTAATACCAACAAGGTTACGTCCAGCACACGACCAGCTATCTCAATTTCACATGCTTTAATCTTTTCCTtagacaacataatttctccagACGGTGTAGACACTGACAAAACATAGTCTAAGGGTTCCACCTCTAAGCATGCATGCGTCACAAAAAgcgatgaaataaatgaatgagaagATCCCGAGTCAAACAAGGTCAAGGCAAAATGCCCTAATACTGGTAATGTACCTGTCACTACTGTGCCGGCCTTCTCTGCCTCTGATCTATTAGTGGCAAAGATTGTACCCCGCTGTGGAGGTCTCTCTCCCTGACTGCTCGATCCAGCCCCAGTAGATCTCAAGGGACACCTATCAGCCATGTGTCCCTCTTGCTTGCACTTATAACAGACTCTCGTTCCCATCAAACAACGACCCAGGTGGCGTTTCCCACACGTATTACATACTGGCCTCTCTTGAGTAGTGTCTCCTGCACCGCCAGAACTCTGCTGGAAACTGCGAAAAAGATCACCTGGTCTCATGTTCCTCTGAGGAACTCCTACAGTTCTCTGctctacttttctcttttgacccGACGACGATCCCTTATTAAAGCTCCTTGGCTGTCTTTCATCCTTCCCAATACTCATATCCACTGCCAGACGCAGTGCTTCAGCTTGGGTAGTGGGCTTTAGTGCTCGCACAAAACCCCTAATTTCATCTCTCAATCCCTTGACGAACCTATCAGCTCTAGCCTGCTCATTACTAACAAGCTCAGGGGCAAAACGTGACAGCATATCAAACTCCTGGTCGTACTCCTCGACTGTCATATATCCTTGCTTCAACTCCAAGAATTCCTGGCTTTTGGCGTCTCTAAGGTTAGCCGAGAAAAACTTGGTATAGAAGCAGTTCTTAAACTGATCCCAGGTAATCTGCCTCACATCTCCACCTAGCATGCGCATTGTAGTCCTCCACCAGATAATGCCTCTGTCCCTCAGTAGAAAAGCAGCACACTGAACTCTGTGCTCCTCGGGACATctcatgtaattaaatatggtttCCACAGAGGACAACCACATTTCAGCTTTAGTAGGATCCTCCAGTGACCCATCAAACGTCTGAGGGTCATACTTCCGAAAGTCCCTCAAATGTTTCGCCTCAGCAGAAAGTTGGTTAGGTAATTCTTGTGCAGGAGGGGCTGCTGGTGCAGGGGGAACTACAGGTGCAGGTGGGACTGCAGGTGCCTGCTGGTTTTGAGCTATAGCTGTCATAAGTTCTGTAAACCTCTGCTCCATGTGAGCAGACAGTGCATCAAACTCGACGTGAGTCACGGGTGCAGCAGGAATTCGCTGTTCAGCTTGACCCTCAGTAGGCTGATTACGACCTACTCCTCTACCTCGGCCTCCTGCTCCTCTACCTCGGCCTCCTGTTCCTCTACCTCGACCTCTACGACCTCCTCTACGTACTTCTTCCCTTGGCGGCATAATTCCTATTATCCACCAACAACActctttaacaaaatcttaatcatAAACATAAGCAAGTCTTTATCGTCATGCAGtctagtttaatttaggcaaggtcatgcaaataaaccatacatataagCATCAAGCATACCTGACGAGAGACGAAGGGTCGCGTTAGCCATAGgaacacaaaaacatagacttacatcgtaagtcagtctacagaacctaaaacttaggctctgataccaactgtaacgacccaacttttctaagtaagtcgagatcgttaatttttaacaaataaaagactttgattaatataaaacaaaacgtaagcaaattttaaaaaaaaaacatcttcaagtcaggcctgattttcaaatattccaaaaacttaaaaataacactatttacaaataaaagtttgtaaactaacATTTAGTACATGTTAaaccttaaaagaaatcataagcggaagcaaaataacacattCCCTATGGCAttcacgcttccttcctgcccctcgccggtttgccacctttatttcctttgcctgaaaattaaacataagaagggtgagtataacaatactcagtaagaga
This DNA window, taken from Cucumis sativus cultivar 9930 chromosome 6, Cucumber_9930_V3, whole genome shotgun sequence, encodes the following:
- the LOC116404750 gene encoding uncharacterized protein LOC116404750, whose translation is MANATLRLSSGIMPPREEVRRGGRRGRGRGTGGRGRGAGGRGRGVGRNQPTEGQAEQRIPAAPVTHVEFDALSAHMEQRFTELMTAIAQNQQAPAVPPAPVVPPAPAAPPAQELPNQLSAEAKHLRDFRKYDPQTFDGSLEDPTKAEMWLSSVETIFNYMRCPEEHRVQCAAFLLRDRGIIWWRTTMRMLGGDVRQITWDQFKNCFYTKFFSANLRDAKSQEFLELKQGYMTVEEYDQEFDMLSRFAPELVSNEQARADRFVKGLRDEIRGFVRALKPTTQAEALRLAVDMSIGKDERQPRSFNKGSSSGQKRKVEQRTVGVPQRNMRPGDLFRSFQQSSGGAGDTTQERPVCNTCGKRHLGRCLMGTRVCYKCKQEGHMADRCPLRSTGAGSSSQGERPPQRGTIFATNRSEAEKAGTVVTGKGNKGGKPARGRKEA